The Pseudomonas sp. Marseille-Q3773 DNA window GGCCCTGCGCGTACGCCCGGGCGACGACCTGGAGGCGGCCTGCCAGCAGTACGCGGGCGCCCGTGGCATCCTGCTGGACACCTATGTGCCTGGCGTACCCGGGGGGACCGGTGAGGCGTTCGACTGGTCGCTGGTGCCGGCGCGCCTGAGCAAACCGGTCATCCTGGCCGGTGGGTTGTCGGCCGACAATGTCGGCCAGGCCATCGCCCAGGTGCGGCCCTACGCGGTAGATGTCAGTGGCGGCGTGGAGCAGGCCAAGGGCATCAAGGATGCGGCGAAGATCGAGGCCTTCCTGCAGGCGGTGAAACAGGCGTGATGGCAGATGTGACGGCTGGCTGCGCGCCATCGTCCATAGCTTTCGCAGCCCTGTGGGGCAGCC harbors:
- a CDS encoding phosphoribosylanthranilate isomerase, translated to MSNVRSKICGITRIEDALAAAEAGADAIGLVFYTRSPRAVDVRQARAIIAALPPFVTTVGLFVNATRCELNEILEAVPLDLLQFHGDETPQDCEGYQRPWIKALRVRPGDDLEAACQQYAGARGILLDTYVPGVPGGTGEAFDWSLVPARLSKPVILAGGLSADNVGQAIAQVRPYAVDVSGGVEQAKGIKDAAKIEAFLQAVKQA